One genomic region from Candidatus Endomicrobiellum trichonymphae encodes:
- a CDS encoding TIGR03960 family B12-binding radical SAM protein, with product MKENTTMENCWKVREKSSCYTQLMKKLSKINEILNIVKKPARYINSELNSHPADMSADFSVVLCFPDIYEVGASNLGIEILYHLINEKKLARCERAFAPDIDLELLLKEKKLSLFSLESGSDLKSFDILGFTIQCELVATNIVNILDLSGISIFSKDRKDDEPLIIAGGPALTNPEPFCDFFDMFVLGDGEEAIENIISVCKESKKAGLSRLETLKNLSKIDGVYAPSFYNVKYNDDNTVKSVIPVSEDIKPVVKKRILNLENAYFPEKKIIPFVKTVHDRLNIEVARGCPGQCRFCQASKYYHPWRQRPPEKLLDLIKKGIQSTGFEEISFSSLSCSDYKNLDELLIETNNLCGKSNLSISLPSLRCNKHSLKAARYVNTSKRPTLTFAPEAGTERMRNVIGKYLSEKQIVETLLTASAMGWKVIKLYFMIGLPTEADEDIAGIERLVKLVRKKAKDLNFNITVSPFVPKAQTAFQWAPMAGADEIKRKINLLNKLLPANVKTHNRRAGILEALIAKGDRRLSSVIYKAWQKGARFDQWTDKFVSDIWDEALAESGIDLNFYVYRNIKYDEILPWEHLNFGMSKEALYKEYTKGINETVDIAAIQSYEAQCILPENYAEIKIPTDAPVMRLRLRFSKKGAVRFVSHLEQVEVFRRTARRSGLPVAFTAGFSPQVKSSYGPPLSVGQESSSEYMELYFTQKVNIENVKLEFSKALPDGFRLLDVKKVPLNFPAINISSNISEYKIKNADIAQEKIDKFLSQGLIIVEKTKKGKTVEIDAKPLIKSFKNENSVLKLQLRFSSGKSVRPEAVLKKLLGNQDNSGKIYAVERTNLYIETKNGEIYEP from the coding sequence ATGAAAGAAAATACAACGATGGAAAACTGCTGGAAAGTACGAGAGAAAAGTAGCTGTTATACGCAACTTATGAAAAAACTGTCCAAAATTAACGAAATATTAAATATTGTGAAAAAACCCGCAAGATATATAAATAGCGAGTTAAATTCGCATCCCGCCGATATGTCTGCGGATTTTTCGGTAGTCTTATGTTTTCCTGATATTTACGAAGTCGGCGCCTCTAATCTCGGAATTGAAATCCTTTATCATTTAATTAATGAAAAAAAGCTTGCCCGTTGCGAGAGAGCGTTTGCTCCGGACATCGACTTAGAGTTGCTTTTAAAAGAAAAAAAACTTAGTCTTTTCTCGCTGGAATCCGGCAGCGATTTAAAGAGTTTTGATATTCTGGGCTTTACAATTCAGTGCGAACTTGTTGCGACAAACATTGTCAATATTCTTGACTTATCGGGCATTTCCATATTTTCAAAAGACAGAAAAGACGACGAACCGCTAATAATCGCCGGCGGGCCCGCTCTGACTAATCCCGAACCTTTCTGCGATTTTTTTGATATGTTTGTTTTAGGCGACGGCGAAGAAGCGATAGAAAATATAATAAGCGTATGTAAAGAATCTAAGAAAGCCGGGCTTTCAAGATTAGAAACTTTAAAAAATTTGTCAAAAATAGACGGCGTATATGCGCCGTCGTTTTATAATGTCAAATATAATGACGATAATACTGTAAAATCTGTAATCCCCGTATCAGAAGATATAAAGCCGGTTGTTAAAAAAAGAATTTTAAACCTTGAAAATGCGTATTTCCCGGAAAAAAAAATAATCCCTTTTGTAAAGACTGTGCATGACAGATTGAACATTGAAGTGGCAAGAGGATGTCCCGGACAATGCCGTTTCTGTCAGGCGTCAAAATATTACCATCCATGGAGGCAGAGACCTCCTGAAAAACTGCTTGATCTCATAAAAAAGGGTATACAATCTACAGGTTTTGAAGAAATTTCTTTTTCGTCTCTTTCGTGCAGCGACTATAAAAATTTAGACGAGTTGTTAATTGAAACAAACAATTTGTGCGGCAAATCAAATCTCAGCATTTCGCTGCCGTCTTTAAGATGCAACAAACATTCTCTTAAAGCCGCACGTTATGTCAACACAAGCAAAAGACCTACACTCACCTTTGCGCCTGAAGCAGGCACGGAGAGAATGCGTAATGTAATAGGTAAATATCTTTCTGAAAAACAAATAGTTGAAACTCTGCTTACCGCAAGCGCTATGGGATGGAAAGTTATAAAACTTTATTTTATGATAGGTCTCCCTACGGAAGCCGATGAAGATATAGCGGGTATAGAACGCCTCGTAAAACTTGTTAGAAAAAAAGCAAAGGATTTAAATTTTAATATTACTGTTTCGCCTTTTGTCCCGAAAGCACAGACAGCCTTTCAATGGGCGCCGATGGCAGGCGCGGACGAAATAAAACGAAAAATTAATCTTTTAAATAAACTACTTCCGGCAAATGTAAAAACGCATAATCGCAGAGCGGGTATCTTAGAGGCTTTAATTGCAAAAGGTGACAGGCGGCTTTCATCTGTAATTTATAAAGCATGGCAGAAAGGTGCGAGATTCGACCAGTGGACTGACAAGTTTGTCAGTGATATATGGGACGAGGCTCTCGCTGAAAGCGGAATTGATTTAAATTTTTATGTGTACAGAAATATAAAATATGACGAAATTCTGCCGTGGGAGCATCTGAATTTCGGTATGTCAAAAGAAGCGCTGTATAAGGAATACACTAAAGGCATAAATGAAACAGTCGATATTGCGGCGATACAATCTTATGAAGCACAGTGCATTCTGCCTGAAAATTATGCGGAGATTAAAATTCCGACTGACGCCCCCGTTATGCGCTTAAGACTTCGTTTTTCAAAAAAAGGCGCCGTCAGATTCGTGTCTCATTTAGAACAGGTTGAAGTATTCCGCAGAACCGCAAGACGTTCTGGACTTCCCGTAGCATTTACTGCGGGTTTCAGTCCTCAGGTTAAATCATCTTACGGACCGCCGCTTTCTGTAGGTCAAGAAAGTTCAAGCGAATATATGGAATTATATTTTACGCAGAAAGTGAATATTGAAAATGTTAAGCTGGAATTTTCAAAAGCGCTGCCGGATGGATTTAGATTACTCGACGTAAAAAAAGTACCTTTAAATTTTCCGGCTATAAACATTTCGTCAAACATTTCAGAGTATAAAATAAAAAATGCAGATATCGCTCAGGAAAAAATCGATAAATTTTTATCTCAAGGTTTAATTATAGTGGAGAAAACGAAAAAAGGGAAAACCGTTGAGATCGATGCTAAACCTTTAATAAAATCTTTCAAAAATGAAAACAGCGTTTTAAAATTACAGCTTCGTTTTAGCAGCGGCAAATCTGTAAGACCTGAAGCGGTTTTAAAAAAACTGCTGGGGAATCAAGACAATTCCGGGAAAATATATGCAGTTGAAAGAACTAATTTATATATTGAAACAAAAAATGGGGAAATATATGAACCATAA
- a CDS encoding cation:proton antiporter, which produces MHEYHLLEIMAVGFTLALAFGFITQKLGLSSIVGYLLAGFFIGPASPGFVANYGLASQLSEAGVILLMFGVGLHFKTEDLVAVKGVAIPGAIIQSAIATVCGILTGTALGLDLKSALILGFGLAVASTVVLLRVLNDNDIVGTVHGHVAIGWLIVEDILTVLILVALPSLIIILSNTRNVVGSIEILKAIGIALARLVLLWILVMKVGGRFVPWLLSKIVKVRSEELFTLTVLVIAFLTAVLAAVVFQASFALGAFLGGMVVGKSKLSHQAGADILPLRDAFAVLFFLAVGMLFDFKFVVEYPQLICVCLVIVLLVKPLTAVFAVSVLGYSVKTALTVASGLAQVGEFSFILAQEAKRLNLAGDIVYNTIVVCSIVSITLNPLLFKKVPPIEKFLHSRKKLWNILNFVADRRINKSNRSKEIAKNLLPTEEYLAQKTSIIVGYGPTGKKVTDALIEYGVKPIVVEINIDTVNSLSSQGQTVIYGDSAKKDILLAAGIKSADYLIITVPSLQVTLETALLASALNSKTRILVRAHFLDSKETLKQAGISGIVFEEEEVSNALTSLLLDDLEKQSLLATASELINQSVNEERK; this is translated from the coding sequence ATGCACGAGTATCACTTACTTGAAATTATGGCAGTAGGCTTTACCCTTGCTCTTGCATTTGGTTTTATAACGCAAAAACTTGGACTTTCTTCCATTGTCGGATATCTTTTAGCAGGATTTTTTATAGGTCCCGCTTCTCCCGGATTTGTTGCAAATTACGGTTTAGCATCCCAGCTTTCAGAAGCCGGCGTCATTCTTTTGATGTTCGGCGTAGGATTACATTTTAAAACAGAAGATCTTGTAGCGGTCAAAGGTGTCGCTATTCCGGGGGCTATCATACAAAGTGCTATTGCAACTGTCTGCGGAATATTGACTGGCACTGCTTTAGGACTTGATTTAAAATCAGCGCTTATACTCGGTTTTGGTCTCGCCGTAGCAAGCACTGTCGTGCTTTTAAGAGTTTTAAACGATAATGATATTGTCGGCACCGTACACGGGCACGTAGCTATCGGATGGCTTATTGTAGAAGACATTTTAACCGTATTAATACTTGTCGCTCTTCCCAGTCTTATTATAATATTGTCCAATACGAGAAATGTAGTAGGAAGCATTGAAATACTTAAGGCAATAGGAATTGCTCTAGCGCGCCTTGTTTTATTGTGGATTTTGGTTATGAAAGTCGGAGGACGGTTTGTTCCGTGGCTTTTGTCAAAAATTGTAAAGGTCCGTTCGGAAGAACTTTTTACGCTTACGGTTTTGGTTATAGCTTTTTTAACGGCAGTTCTCGCGGCTGTAGTGTTTCAGGCATCGTTTGCGCTGGGCGCATTTTTGGGCGGCATGGTTGTAGGGAAAAGTAAACTAAGCCATCAGGCAGGTGCTGATATTCTTCCGTTAAGAGATGCCTTTGCAGTTTTATTTTTCCTTGCGGTCGGCATGCTTTTTGACTTCAAATTTGTAGTTGAATATCCCCAGCTTATATGCGTATGTCTTGTCATTGTTTTGCTTGTAAAACCTCTAACCGCTGTATTTGCGGTTTCAGTTTTAGGCTACTCCGTAAAAACCGCCCTCACGGTTGCCTCGGGACTTGCACAAGTCGGAGAATTCTCATTTATACTGGCTCAGGAAGCGAAGAGGTTAAATCTTGCCGGAGATATTGTTTACAATACGATAGTCGTATGTTCTATCGTATCAATAACTTTAAATCCGTTGTTATTTAAAAAAGTTCCGCCAATTGAAAAATTTCTGCATTCCAGAAAAAAACTGTGGAATATTTTGAATTTTGTAGCCGACAGAAGAATAAATAAAAGCAACAGAAGTAAGGAGATTGCGAAGAATTTGCTTCCCACCGAAGAATATCTTGCCCAAAAAACAAGTATAATAGTGGGCTACGGACCTACCGGTAAAAAGGTTACGGATGCGTTGATAGAATATGGTGTAAAACCTATTGTTGTTGAAATAAATATCGATACGGTTAACAGTTTGAGTTCGCAGGGACAAACGGTAATTTACGGGGATTCGGCAAAAAAAGATATTTTACTTGCAGCGGGCATAAAAAGCGCGGACTATTTAATTATTACAGTCCCTTCTTTACAGGTGACGTTAGAAACCGCTTTGCTTGCGTCTGCCTTAAACTCAAAAACACGCATACTTGTAAGAGCGCACTTCCTTGACAGTAAAGAAACCTTAAAACAAGCAGGCATATCGGGAATAGTTTTTGAAGAAGAAGAAGTTTCAAATGCCCTGACTTCTTTACTGCTTGATGATTTAGAAAAGCAGAGTTTGCTTGCGACAGCTTCGGAACTTATTAATCAGTCAGTCAACGAAGAACGGAAATAA
- a CDS encoding phasin family protein: MADLKRVFYTGIGLALKGKKKVEEAAKKFVENNKREADEGKKFVDKTIKHAETTKNELSKKINKTVKTTVNKIGFITRKETDNLKNEIEKLKSQLHKSEKKKK, encoded by the coding sequence ATGGCAGACTTGAAAAGAGTGTTTTATACAGGTATAGGATTAGCATTAAAGGGCAAAAAGAAAGTAGAAGAAGCGGCAAAAAAATTTGTTGAAAATAACAAAAGGGAAGCCGACGAAGGCAAAAAGTTTGTTGACAAAACTATAAAACACGCTGAAACGACAAAAAATGAATTATCAAAAAAAATTAATAAAACTGTAAAAACGACAGTCAATAAAATTGGTTTTATAACGCGTAAAGAGACCGATAATCTTAAAAACGAAATAGAAAAACTTAAATCGCAACTGCATAAATCCGAAAAAAAGAAAAAGTAA
- the gatB gene encoding Asp-tRNA(Asn)/Glu-tRNA(Gln) amidotransferase subunit GatB, which translates to MADYETVVGLEVHMQINTKSKVFCECSTRFGAEPNSNTCIICTSQPGAIPILNKKAVEAVVKTGLALNFSINKRCTFARKQYFYPDVPKNYQITQSEPPLCSRGKLAITIDGKEKIINITRIHLEEDAGKLVHEIGNKKLDYSLLDLNRAGVGLMELVTEPEIISQHEALEFLKELKNIVEYLGTSECNMEEGKMRCDVNVSIRPVGQKELGTRVEIKNMNSISGVRDAIAYEVERQKEVLNSGGKLTQETRLWKAEEGITKSMRSKESALDYRYFPEPDLLPFNLPDSFIEELQKQILELPRARKARFIKDYGISEYDADYLTSTRMIADYYEEALNALKNQKSDSLSGNFVVAAKLLANWISTELNAKLNASKTCIAETHISSQNLAKLVSLILNGTISGKIAKTVFEEMYEKSIEPEKIVKEKGLVQISDESAILRICEEAISESPKAVAEFKSGKERAIGAIVGLVMKKSKGKANPQLVNKILLEKLKAY; encoded by the coding sequence ATGGCTGATTATGAAACAGTAGTAGGACTTGAAGTCCACATGCAGATCAACACAAAATCAAAGGTTTTTTGCGAATGCTCTACACGGTTCGGTGCCGAACCAAATTCAAATACGTGCATAATATGCACGTCCCAGCCAGGAGCAATTCCAATATTAAATAAAAAAGCAGTTGAAGCTGTAGTTAAAACAGGGCTTGCACTGAACTTCAGTATAAATAAACGGTGTACTTTTGCGAGAAAACAGTATTTTTATCCCGATGTCCCCAAAAACTATCAGATAACCCAGTCCGAACCGCCTTTGTGTTCTAGAGGAAAACTTGCGATAACCATCGATGGGAAAGAAAAGATTATAAACATAACAAGAATACATCTTGAAGAAGATGCCGGAAAACTTGTCCATGAAATAGGCAACAAAAAACTTGATTATTCTCTTCTTGATTTAAACAGAGCCGGCGTAGGATTAATGGAACTTGTCACAGAGCCGGAGATTATTTCTCAGCATGAAGCGTTAGAATTTTTAAAAGAACTCAAAAATATTGTCGAATATTTGGGAACTTCAGAGTGCAATATGGAAGAGGGTAAAATGCGTTGCGACGTAAACGTAAGCATACGTCCTGTAGGACAGAAAGAGCTTGGAACGAGAGTTGAAATTAAAAATATGAATTCAATATCAGGCGTAAGAGATGCGATAGCCTATGAAGTTGAAAGACAAAAAGAAGTTCTTAATTCCGGCGGCAAACTTACGCAGGAGACAAGACTTTGGAAAGCGGAAGAGGGAATAACAAAATCAATGCGTTCAAAAGAAAGTGCTTTAGATTACAGATATTTTCCTGAGCCGGATCTGCTTCCTTTTAATTTACCGGACTCTTTTATTGAAGAATTGCAAAAACAGATTCTGGAACTACCGCGAGCAAGAAAAGCGAGATTTATAAAAGATTACGGAATATCGGAATACGATGCGGATTATTTAACTTCAACTAGAATGATTGCAGATTATTATGAAGAAGCATTAAACGCTTTAAAAAATCAAAAATCCGACAGCTTATCCGGAAATTTTGTCGTTGCGGCTAAGCTTCTTGCAAACTGGATTTCTACGGAATTGAACGCAAAACTTAACGCTTCAAAAACCTGTATTGCGGAAACTCACATTTCAAGTCAAAATTTGGCAAAATTGGTTTCTCTTATCTTAAACGGAACCATTTCGGGGAAAATTGCGAAAACCGTTTTTGAAGAAATGTATGAAAAATCAATAGAGCCTGAAAAAATAGTAAAAGAAAAAGGACTTGTGCAGATTTCTGACGAGTCAGCTATTTTAAGAATATGCGAAGAAGCTATTTCTGAAAGTCCTAAAGCTGTTGCAGAATTTAAGTCAGGAAAAGAAAGAGCAATCGGAGCAATTGTCGGTCTTGTGATGAAAAAGTCAAAAGGAAAGGCAAACCCACAGCTTGTCAATAAAATCCTGCTGGAAAAACTGAAAGCATATTGA